TCCTTTTTACAGAAAGACTGACTGATGCATTCACATCCGTACAGGATCTGATAGTGAGCAATTTCGGCTGGTTCTATATCCTTTCTGTTGCCTTTTTCCTGATATTTGTAATCTGGCTCTACCTGAGTCCCTACGGCAATATAAGACTGGGAAACAGCTCTGACAGACCGGAGTACAGGGACACTACCTGGTTTGCAATGCTCTTCAGTGCAGGTATGGGGATAGGTCTGCTTTTTTACAGTGTCGCCGAACCTATAATCCACCTTGCATCTCCAAGGGAAGCTGCACCGGGAACAGTGGAAGCTGCAGTGGAGGCAATGAATATCACATTCTTCCACTGGGGACTGCACGCATGGGCGATCTATATTATAGTGGGCCTTGCCCTGGCTTATTTCTCATACAGACATGACATGCCACTGACCATCAGATCTACAATGTATCCGATATTCGGTGACCGGATATACGGGGTACGCGGTAATATCGTTGAAGTGCTGGCAATCTTCGGTACCTTGTTCGGTGTCGCCACATCACTGGGTCTTGGAGTGATGCAGATAAACTCAGGCATGGATTATCTCGGTCTGATGTCGGTATCCGTGAACAACCAGATACTTCTCATAGCATTCATAACGCTGGCTGCCACAACTTCAGTGATGTCAGGACTGAACCGCGGTATACGCATACTGAGTCAGATGAATATCATGCTGGGCCTCATACTTGTTGTCTTTGTTTTCATAGTAGGTCCCTCGGTATTTCTTTTGAGCTCATATGTACAGAGCATAGGTTACTATCTGCAGCACATCGTTTCCCTGACTTTCCAGACAGATGCCTTTACCGGAATAGAATGGCAGAAGACCTGGACGATGTTCTACTGGGGATGGTGGATATCCTGGTCCCCGTTTGTCGGGATGTTCATTGCCCGGATATCCAAAGGTCGTACTATAAGGGAGTTTATCCGGGGAGTACTGCTTGCCCCTGTTCTGGTCACATTCATATGGATCATTGTTTTCGGAAACACTGCGATACACATGGAAATCTTCGGAAACGGAGGGATTATTCAGGCTGTACAGACCAGCATCCCCACGGCACTCTATGTCCTGCTGGACGGACTGCCGGGCTCTCTGCTGAGTTCTGCTCTTGCCACAATTGTAGTCATGACCTTCTTTGTGACCTCCTCAGATTCGGGTTCCCTTGTGATATCCATACTCTCCTCCGAAGGTAACCCTAAACCCGCAAAACCTCTGAGGCTGTTCTGGTCCCTGCTGCAGGGTGCTGTTGCTGCTGTACTTTTATTGACTGGCGGTCTGGTGGGGCTACAGACAGCTGCACTTACGACAGCCCTGCCATTCTGTATTGTCCTGATACTTATGTGCTACAGTATATATAAGGGGCTTAAAGCAGAATCAGACGGAAAGAGTATCTCAGAACTGGAAAACAGATCACCGGAAGGTACATCTGACAACAAAGCCAAACAGATGATAGGAGAACTTTTAGGGGGTGAAGCAGATGAGTAGCTGGAAAAGGAAACTAAGGAATATATTCCGAACAGATAAGGATGATTCGGAAGATCAGACTGTTAAAGAGGCACATACAAAGTTTGCAGAACTCAATATGCGGGATTTCTTCAAACACGTAGTGTTCCCTGCTTATGATGATCTGAAAGAGGAGATCGAGAAATACGGGCGAACCGTCGTGATCGATGTTGATGAAACAGGGCTGATATCCGCAACCCTCACAGTGTATGCACCTTCTGACAAAGATCCAGACGAGATGATCGAAGAGTTCTATTTTGAGATAAGAGGCCGGGTCTACCAGAAGGGAGAGTTTGCCTTCCCTGCACATGCGGACGAGGAACAGCCACCGGTCACAAAAGTGGAGATGCTGCTTCGAAGTGGAAGCATCCATGAATATGACATAAAAGACCTATCCCAGGATGATATCGTGGAAACTTTTGTCAATGAGTATTCCAAATGGATCAATTATTAAGCTGGAAAATGAAAGATGTACAGGTATCTCTGATTTGCGTCAGTTGAAGAATAAGCTCTTTCAAATTTGAATAGCAAAGTAAGCGACTGCTGCGTACCTGAATAATTTTCCCAGAAAAACAAAAATGACAAACTGAGAAAAACTGTAGTGTAACACACCTCCAGCCACGGCGATGGCATCACCTATTCCCGGTAGCCAGGTAAAAAAAAGAGAGATAGCACCATATTTCCCGAAATAGGCTTCTGCACGTTTGAGCTGTTTATCAGATATTTTCATATATTTGCTTATGAGTAAGGTTCTCCCCTTTAATCCGATATAATAAGAAGTACACGCTCCAAGAAAATTTGCTATTGATGCCACAAGAACAACACTGTGGACATTAAAATTACCAAGGACCATCAACACTAAAAGGCCTTCGGAGCCAAGTGGCAATATTGTTGAAGCCAGAAAACTTGTTACAAAGAGGCTTATGTAACCATAATCTGTTAGGAGGAGCATTAAATCTACCATGGAAGTCCCTCATCTATTTTGAAAAGTTATATATACATTCTACATATAATTACTTATGCTTAAAAAGTTGCTTAATCGTTGTTAGGGAATTATATGTTAATAATCAATTTTTTAAAAACAACATTTCAATTAAACGCAGTGAGAAGTTTATTCTTATTACTGTTTGTTCTTTTGTTAATGTCATCACCGGCATATGCAGGAACACCCATAGTTGACACTAAAGTGGATTTCACTCCCGGGCTTTATCCTGGAGAATCTGCAACTTTAGCCGTTCAGGTTTCAGAGATTGGAGGTAGCGACTGGGTGAAGGATGTCACTGTATCGGTCCAGATATCACCAGCCAGCGGAACTGTAGTAGAATCATCATCTCAAGGGACATCAAGAATTGATAAAAGCTCAAGTAAGTCGTTCTATTTCCCTGTCGAATTAAGTAAAAGTGCGGCATCAGGAACCCGTACTATTTATGTCACGGTTAAGTACTATGAGATGGATCTGCTTAATATCAACACTTTCGGGCCATATTACATACAGGATGAACAGTATTTTACCGTTAAGAATCCTTATGGAAAAATTGATGTTACAACTACTCCTTCTGATGTTGATATATATCTTGATGGAAAATATACAGGCAAATCGCCAATGACCATTTCCAGCATAATGAAAGGTCAACATAATATATTACTTAAAAAAGATGGCTACAACGACATTAGTACCAGTGTAAATGTCGTAGCTGGTTCAATAAGTTCAGTCTCAAAGAAGCTTACACAGAAAACTGGAAGCGTCAGCATATCAACCAATCCAGAAGGCGCTTCTGTAAATATAGACGGAAAATATGCAGGAACCAGCCCAATGAAGGTGGATTCACTTAAACCGGGTTCTCATACAATCTCATTAAGCATGAATGAGTACAGGGATATCTCTGATTCATTTTACATTACAGCCGGAGCTTCAACTACTTATTCAAAGAAAATGGTCAGGGAAAATGGAAACATCGAAATCGATTCCACACCAACCGGTGCAAGCGTATATCTTGCAGGCACGTATAAAGGTGTGACACCTCTGTTGCTTAAAGGGATTTCTCCTGAAAAGTATAATGTTCGCCTGACAAAGGAAGGCTACAAAGATATAGACAGATCCGTTACAGTAAATGATGGAGAAACGACTTCTGTATCAATATCAATGGACAGTCTGAGTTTTACAGAAAAAGTCAGTGCAACTGTCAGTGGCTCATCTGCAGCAAGTTCGTCTGTTACTTCAAGTAACTCATTAGAAATTAGAATCCTGCTCCCCGGAACTATAATTGTGGGGTTTTTACTCCTTATCGTCATGAGTTCCCGTAGGAAAAAGACAAGAAATACAAAACAAAAAGAACAGAATCTGACACCAGATACTGCCAAAAGTCCAGTTATCCAGAATATACATTACGGTGACAGGATAGAAACACATATACAGGATTCTGTGGTCCAGCGCTCCAATATTGGCTCAAAAATCATCTCATGTCCTTTCTGTGAAAGTACAATGCCCGGAGATGGAAATTTCTGTATGGCTTGTGGCAAGAGAATCAGATATATCCCAAAGTGATGTTGGCAAGAAAGATAGACAAAGTTATTTTCATTACATCCCCATTAACTTGACACTACTTTTCTAAAAAACTGATTAAATAATCACACAATCTCAAGCTCCTCAGAAGTACATACCCTGCCGAATTTCGGGAAAATAAAATCCAGGGCAAAATCCTGTGCCCCGTCACTTACTGAAGCCACACAGTCACTCAGCACAACACTATCATATCCCCTGTCGAAAGCTCCCCTTACCGTGCCTTCGACACAGAGATTCGTGATGGCACCTCCAAATAGCAGTGTATCACGGTTCAAGGACCTTAGTATCCTGTCGAGGTCCGTGTTGTGAAAACCATCCATAGTATGGTGTTTGGCGACTATCAGATCTTCGTAATGAGGTGCAAACTCATCGATAACCCTCCCCTGGAATGCTCCTTCCTCGCGGCTTATTTTTGTAAAATCCAGTTCCTTGATCGGCTTCCAGAAATCGATGTTAGGCAGGTTCGCATTCAATTCCTTTGATATCTGGGGCCGCAGCTCCATATTCACATAGATTATGGGTATTCTTTCAGCCCTGAATCTTTCCATGGCTTTGGCCGTACTCTCAATAATCCCCTTTTCCCGTGCGAATTTCCAGGCTTCCCACCGGGCAGCAGTTCCTTTCTCATGAAGAACGAAGTTCTGTGCATCTACTAAGATGAATGCAGTGCTATCTCTGTTGACTTTTACCACAATTTTCCCCTCCGGTAATCCCTGATTTAGCTTTTTGGTGGAGGGGATATAAGAGTGGTGGTTGAAGATAAATTTTAATCTAAAGTTTGTTTCAGGATAAGGATTTCAGATGTTAAAAATTATTGTGAATACAATTATTGTTGAGACAATAATCTTGTTGTTGTATGAGAGTTTTAAGGCAACTCTTCAATCATCTCAGAATAGAATAATGATTATTTTTGTAATCATTATGTTTTTAATCATTTTAATATCAGCAACTGAAACCTGGACTAACACAAATTGAGAGTATTAAATAAATGTTGTATTCCTGATAAAGGTCGTAAATGATAAATATTATTGTGACAACAATTATTGTTGTGACAATAAAGTCTGAATTCATAAATCGTGAGAATGAACTTGGATATATTGAAAATGAATTCTCAAAGAAAGATTTCCGATTTATTTCTGTTATCGGACGACGAAGACTCGGAAAAACCCGTTTCCTTGAACAATTCCTCAAAGGAAAATCAAAATACTGTTATGTGCTGGTTCCCGAGCTTAATGATGAAGATACCAGAATGGAGATTGCCAGGGTATTCTATGAAAAACTTGACATAGCTTTTTTGGGATTGCCTTCCTGGGACGAGATATTCGAGAAGCTGTTTATAAAGTCTCAGAAAGAGCAAGTCATCGTCCTTTTTGATGAGTTCCAGAGATTATCACGAATCAATAACAGTGTATTCTCATATTTGCAGAAACATATAGACAAATCAGCTGCAGATTCCAAGCTATTCCTGGTGGTATCAGGCTCTTCCATCGGAATGATGCATCAGATATTCGAATATGCTTCTCCGCTATACGGCAGGAGGACCGGACAGATTCCTTTTGATGCTTTCAGGTTTGATGCACTGAGTAAATGGTTCCCGAATCTGCCTGTAGAAATGAGAGTGTACGTCTATACGATCTATGGCGGTACGCCAAAGTATCTGGAAGAAGTCGAGTCTGCCAATTTGCAGGAACTTATAGTTAAAACACTTTCAAGAACAAGTGTGTTATACAATGAACCTGAGGTTCTGCTCAAAACCGAACTTAAGGAAAGCAATACCTATTTCAACATATTGAAGAACATAGCCTCCGGCGTTTCTAAGTCCTCGGAAATTGCAACAGCTTCAGGTATAAAGGCAACTTCCATTGATTACTATCTTAATATTCTGATCAATGATCTCGATCTGGTCAAAAAAGAAATTCCGGTATGTGACAAACCTTCATCCCGAAAGGCAATCTACCGGATTAACGATAATTTCTTCAGGTTCTGGTTCAGGTTCGTGTATCCATCCTTTTCGGAACTTGAAATTGGAAATTATGAAAGAGTGCTTGGAAAAATAGAAAACGAACTGGATACCTTTACAGCCCCGATATTTGAAGACATAAGCAAACAGTTCCTGCTGGAAATGAATAGGCAGGATCGTCTTCCCTTTACCTTCGAGAAGATTGGACTCCAATGGGGCAAGTTCAGGGGCGAGCCCGGAAAGAACAACTACGAAATTGATCTGGCAGCCATCAACAACAGCACAAAGGAGATACTGTTCTGCGAATGCAAGTGGCAACACCAGAAAATTGGACCCGACATAATAGCAGACCTGATGAACAAGGCCAGATATGTCCAGTGGTACAACGGGGACAGGAAGGAATACTTTGCTGTTATTTCAAGGGCAGGATTCACTCAGAAAGCGAAGGAGTTTGCTGAGGAGAAGGGAGTATTGTTGTTTGATCTGGGGGATGTTGAGAGGGTTATGGGGTGAAAGGATACAATCCTACAGAAAATCTTCCAATTCCCACACACCAAAACCTTCTTTCTCTAGTGATTCACGGTCTTCTACCGTCCTTGCAGCAACCCCTATCCTGACATCCATCCCGGATAGTTCTCCAACCAGTTTAACCTTATCTGCAGTAAAGTTAAGAATACGCCTTGCTTCATTCCCGGTAAGTTCCTTGTTCTTTATCTCAATTGCCAGAACCTTTCTGTTTTCGCGGTTTATAGCCAGAATATCGACCTCATCTCCCCTTCTGTTCCACCAGCTTCCAACATCGGGATATTCGGAAATGATATTATCTGTAATCAGTTCCCTGAGAATATCCTCGAATAATTTGCCTGTGTAGCTCTGCCACTGCTGCAGGACCTTTTCCATTATCGGATCGTAATTACCTGCCATGTACTGGCTTAGTGCAGGATATATGAAACGGCCATAGAACCTGAAGAAATTATCCTTGAGGAAATACTTGCCTTTCTTGCTTTTTTTAGGACTGTCCGTTACAGGTATCCGATATTCCACTATCCCAAGAAGGTCTGTGAGATCATAGAAATAAGGCGACAGTGAACTTGAAGATACGTGTGTCATCTCCGATATTTCACTCATGGAACACTTTCCCTGTGATATAGCAGAGATTATCTCATAATATGTGGAGTGCTCCTTGCCGAATTCCTCGATGAGTATGTCCCTTACCTCGTCCTTCAAAGGTGCGAACTCGCTGAACACGAGTTTTTCAAGAGCAT
The window above is part of the Methanolobus zinderi genome. Proteins encoded here:
- a CDS encoding BCCT family transporter, coding for MDGRRNSGLNSYVFSVSAALVLFFVIIGVLFTERLTDAFTSVQDLIVSNFGWFYILSVAFFLIFVIWLYLSPYGNIRLGNSSDRPEYRDTTWFAMLFSAGMGIGLLFYSVAEPIIHLASPREAAPGTVEAAVEAMNITFFHWGLHAWAIYIIVGLALAYFSYRHDMPLTIRSTMYPIFGDRIYGVRGNIVEVLAIFGTLFGVATSLGLGVMQINSGMDYLGLMSVSVNNQILLIAFITLAATTSVMSGLNRGIRILSQMNIMLGLILVVFVFIVGPSVFLLSSYVQSIGYYLQHIVSLTFQTDAFTGIEWQKTWTMFYWGWWISWSPFVGMFIARISKGRTIREFIRGVLLAPVLVTFIWIIVFGNTAIHMEIFGNGGIIQAVQTSIPTALYVLLDGLPGSLLSSALATIVVMTFFVTSSDSGSLVISILSSEGNPKPAKPLRLFWSLLQGAVAAVLLLTGGLVGLQTAALTTALPFCIVLILMCYSIYKGLKAESDGKSISELENRSPEGTSDNKAKQMIGELLGGEADE
- a CDS encoding YqaA family protein — translated: MVDLMLLLTDYGYISLFVTSFLASTILPLGSEGLLVLMVLGNFNVHSVVLVASIANFLGACTSYYIGLKGRTLLISKYMKISDKQLKRAEAYFGKYGAISLFFTWLPGIGDAIAVAGGVLHYSFSQFVIFVFLGKLFRYAAVAYFAIQI
- a CDS encoding PEGA domain-containing protein codes for the protein MLIINFLKTTFQLNAVRSLFLLLFVLLLMSSPAYAGTPIVDTKVDFTPGLYPGESATLAVQVSEIGGSDWVKDVTVSVQISPASGTVVESSSQGTSRIDKSSSKSFYFPVELSKSAASGTRTIYVTVKYYEMDLLNINTFGPYYIQDEQYFTVKNPYGKIDVTTTPSDVDIYLDGKYTGKSPMTISSIMKGQHNILLKKDGYNDISTSVNVVAGSISSVSKKLTQKTGSVSISTNPEGASVNIDGKYAGTSPMKVDSLKPGSHTISLSMNEYRDISDSFYITAGASTTYSKKMVRENGNIEIDSTPTGASVYLAGTYKGVTPLLLKGISPEKYNVRLTKEGYKDIDRSVTVNDGETTSVSISMDSLSFTEKVSATVSGSSAASSSVTSSNSLEIRILLPGTIIVGFLLLIVMSSRRKKTRNTKQKEQNLTPDTAKSPVIQNIHYGDRIETHIQDSVVQRSNIGSKIISCPFCESTMPGDGNFCMACGKRIRYIPK
- a CDS encoding cysteine hydrolase, whose product is MVKVNRDSTAFILVDAQNFVLHEKGTAARWEAWKFAREKGIIESTAKAMERFRAERIPIIYVNMELRPQISKELNANLPNIDFWKPIKELDFTKISREEGAFQGRVIDEFAPHYEDLIVAKHHTMDGFHNTDLDRILRSLNRDTLLFGGAITNLCVEGTVRGAFDRGYDSVVLSDCVASVSDGAQDFALDFIFPKFGRVCTSEELEIV
- a CDS encoding ATP-binding protein, whose protein sequence is MTIKSEFINRENELGYIENEFSKKDFRFISVIGRRRLGKTRFLEQFLKGKSKYCYVLVPELNDEDTRMEIARVFYEKLDIAFLGLPSWDEIFEKLFIKSQKEQVIVLFDEFQRLSRINNSVFSYLQKHIDKSAADSKLFLVVSGSSIGMMHQIFEYASPLYGRRTGQIPFDAFRFDALSKWFPNLPVEMRVYVYTIYGGTPKYLEEVESANLQELIVKTLSRTSVLYNEPEVLLKTELKESNTYFNILKNIASGVSKSSEIATASGIKATSIDYYLNILINDLDLVKKEIPVCDKPSSRKAIYRINDNFFRFWFRFVYPSFSELEIGNYERVLGKIENELDTFTAPIFEDISKQFLLEMNRQDRLPFTFEKIGLQWGKFRGEPGKNNYEIDLAAINNSTKEILFCECKWQHQKIGPDIIADLMNKARYVQWYNGDRKEYFAVISRAGFTQKAKEFAEEKGVLLFDLGDVERVMG
- a CDS encoding ATP-binding protein — its product is MDFYNREKELALMSLLDKSKPSFLVITGKRRVGKTELIKQFSKNRQAIYFFVDSNKSIDILMDEFDRLLREEMDLPDYINVKEPENFLKFITSYDRDLVIAIDEFQRFLKVYPPFITQLQRYWDMKADNCRVFLIVSGSSIGMIRKIFIEAKAPLFKRADNILTLRSFTVRETFTMLDGMGITDLQEKLNLYFLFGGTVYYYRLFEKYQCTGFLDALEKLVFSEFAPLKDEVRDILIEEFGKEHSTYYEIISAISQGKCSMSEISEMTHVSSSSLSPYFYDLTDLLGIVEYRIPVTDSPKKSKKGKYFLKDNFFRFYGRFIYPALSQYMAGNYDPIMEKVLQQWQSYTGKLFEDILRELITDNIISEYPDVGSWWNRRGDEVDILAINRENRKVLAIEIKNKELTGNEARRILNFTADKVKLVGELSGMDVRIGVAARTVEDRESLEKEGFGVWELEDFL